The following are encoded together in the Salvia hispanica cultivar TCC Black 2014 chromosome 6, UniMelb_Shisp_WGS_1.0, whole genome shotgun sequence genome:
- the LOC125194338 gene encoding protein transport protein Sec61 subunit beta-like, protein MATGGAAPQRGSAAAAAANLRRRRSGGGAGGAAGGASGTMLQFYTDDAPGLKISPNVVLVMSIGFIAFVAVLHVMGKLYFARKD, encoded by the coding sequence ATGGCAACGGGTGGAGCGGCTCCTCAGAGGGGAAGTGCAGCAGCTGCAGCAGCGAACCTCCGTAGGAGGAGAAGTGGAGGCGGCGCAGGAGGGGCTGCCGGTGGAGCAAGTGGAACAATGCTCCAATTCTACACAGATGATGCTCCTGGGCTCAAGATTTCCCCAAATGTTGTGCTTGTTATGAGCATCGGTTTCATAGCTTTTGTCGCAGTCCTTCATGTCATGGGCAAACTCTACTTTGCTCGCAAAGACTAG